CTCCAACCGCATTCGGGCCTTGGCGACTCGTGATGACCAGATGGTCCGCGCCCGACCGCGCGAGCCAGCGCGCGACCTCGGCACCAACACCTCCCGTGCCACCTGTGACCCACACGGTTCCTCGCGGCCGCCAGCCGCCGTTCTCGGCGGCCCGCTGTTGCCGAGCGGGGATGAGCCGCCGAGACCATGATCCGTGGGGGCGGATCGCCACCTGGTCCTCGGTGCCATCGCCCAACACCGCCGCGAGACGGTTCAGTGCGGCTTCATCCATTGTGGACGGAAGATCGACCAGACCGCCCCACCTGTCAGGGTGTTCCAGGCCGACGACCTGGCCCAAGCCCCACAACTGCGCCTGCCCCAAGCCGGTGATCTCCTCCGCGTCGGAGACCGCGACGGCGCCCTGCGTCAGCAACCACAGCGGCGCGACCACATCGCAATCACCCAACGCCTGCACCAATGCGAGCGTGCCGGCCATCCCGACCGGGACCACTTCGTGGTCCGGGTGCGACTGCTCGTCCCACCCCCACAACGACACCACGCCTTCCACTGCGACGTCGTCATGGTCGGCGGCATCGCTGTCGGCAGCGTGACCGAGGTGCTTTTCCCGCAGGAGTGCCACCAACCGCTGGCGATCGGTATCGGCGGTATCGACCGGGACCGTTGCGACCTCGCGCGCACCACGGGATGTCAACGTCTGGGCGATCCGCTCCGCCAAGGCAAGAGCCTCGGGCCGCTCGGGGGTGATGAGCAGCCATCGGCCGGACAGCATGCCGACTGCACCAGTTGTGGTGATCGATCGCCATTGCACTCGGTAACACCAGCGCTCGGCGGTCGAACGATCCTGTTGCCGGTCCCGCCACTGCGACAACGCTGGAACCACCTCGCCCAGGGGCGCATCGTCGTCAACACCCAGCATCGAGGCGATCCCGGCCACGTCCGCGTTGCTGACCGATTCCCACAACGGCGCATCGGCGCCGCTGCTTTCTTCCACGCTCGACGGCTTTTCGCCGCCATCCAGCCAGTATCGGTTTCGTTGGAAGGGGTAGGTGGGGAGGTCGATGTGGTGGGGGGTGTGGTGGTTGGGGGTGGGGGTGAGGGTGATGGGGAGTCCGTGGGTCCAGGCGTGGGCGAGGGTGGTGAGGAGTTGGTGGTGGTCGCCGTGGTGTTGGGTGAGGGTGGACAGGATCAGGGGTGTGGTGCTGTTTTCGCGACTGGTGGTTTCGGGGCTGGTTTCGGGGCTGGGGCTGGTTTGGGTGGTGGTGTGGTGGGTGAGGGTGGTGTCGATGGCGGTGGTCAGGACGGGGTGGGGGCTGGTTTCGATGTAGTGGTGGTGGCCGTGGTTGTGCAGGGTGTGTAGGGCGTGGTCGAAGCGGACGGGTTGGCGGAGGTTGCGGGCCCAGTAGTCGGGGGTGAGGTCGGTGTGGTCGAGGAAGTCGCCGGTGACGGTGGAGCACAGGGGGATGTCGCCGGGGGTGGGGGTGATGCCGGTCAGGGCGTGGGTGATCTCGTCGGTGACGGTGTCGATCTGGGGGCTGTGGGAGGCGTAGTCCACCGGCAGCCACCGGGTCCGTATCCCCTGCTGCCGGCAGTGCTGGACCCAGTCGGTCAGGGCGTCGCGGTCGCCGGAGACCACGGTGGCGGTGGGGCTGTTGACCACGGCTACCGACAGCCGGTCCTGCCAGGGTTGTAGTTGCTGGGTGACGTCGTCGGGGGGCAGGGCCACCGAGACCATTCCACCCTGCCCGCACAGGGCGCGGAGTGCTTGGGCGCGCAGGGCCACGATGCGGGCACCGTCGGCAAGGGACAGGGCGCCGGCGACGCAGGCGGCGGCGATCTCGCCCTGGGAGTGTCCGACCACGGCGGTGGGGTGGATGCCGTGGGATTGCCAGACCCGGGCCAGGGACACCATCAGCGCCCACAGCACGGGTTGAAGGACCTCGACCCGCTGAAGGCAGGGCTCCTGGGTGGGGTCGCGCAGGACGGTGAGTAGGTCCCAGTCGGTGTGGGGGGCCAGGGCCTGGGCGCAGGCGGTCATGGTCTCGGTGAACACCGGGCAGACATCCAGCAGGTCACGGCCCATGCCGGGCCATTGCGTGCCCTGCCCGGGAAACACCAGCACCACACCCCCCTCGATGTTATGGGCGGTGCCGGTGATCACCCCGGTGCTCTCCCGCCCCTGCGCCAGCGCGGTAAGCCGCTCGCCGAACTCGGCCGGGGACGCGCCCAGGACCACCGCCCGGTGGGGCAGCGCGGCCCGGCCGGTGGCCAGCACCCGCCCCACCCGGGCCACCTCCAGCCCGGGGTGCTCGGTGGCGAAGGCGGCCAGCCGGTGTGCTTGGGCCCGCAGGCCCGCCGGTGAGGCACCCGACACCACCCACCCCACCACACCAGCCGTTGCGTCCACATTGGACGCCGCCACGTCCGCACCAGCAGCCGTGGCCGTGGTGGTGGGGGTGTCGGTGTTGTCGGGTCGGTTTTCTGTGGGTGGTTGTTCGAGGATGAGGTGGGCGTTGGTGCCGCTGGCCCCGAACGAGGAGATCCCCGCCCGGCGCGGCCGCTGCCCCCGCGGCCACGACCGGGCCTGAGTCAAAAGCGACACCCCACCCGTCGACCAGTCCACATGCGGTGTGGGCTCATCCACATGCAACGTCCTGGGCAGCCGTTGGTGCTGGAGAGCCATCACCATCTTGATCACACCCGCGGCACCGGCCGCGGCCTGGGTATGACCGATGTTGGACTTCAACGATCCCAGCCACAACGGACGATCGGCCGGCCGGTCCTGACCATAGGTCGCCAACAACGCCTGGGCCTCGATCGGATCACCCAGCCTGGTGCCGGTGCCATGCGCCTCCACCACATCCACCTCACCGGGCGCAAGCCCCGCGTTGGCCAGGGCCTGGCGGATCACCCGCTGCTGGGCGGGTCCGTTGGGGGCGGTCAGGCCGTTGGAGGCGCCATCCTGATTGACCGCCGAACCCCGCACCACCCCCACAACCCGATGCCCCCGACGGCGGGCATCCGAAAGACGTTCCAGCACCAGCATCCCCACCCCCTCCGACCAGCCAGTGCCATCCGCGCCCGCCGCGAACGCCTTACACCGCCCATCAGAAGCCAGACCCCGCTGCCGGGAAAACTCCACCCACAACGCCGGCGTGGCCATCACCGTCACACCACCCGCCAACGCCACCGAACACTCACCCTGCCGCAACGACTGACACGCCCAATGCAACGCCACCAACGACGACGAACACGCCGTATCCACCGTGACCGCAGGCCCCTCCAACCCCAACACATACGCCACACGACCGGATGCGACCGAGCCCGCACTACCGTTCGCGAGGTAGCCTTCGAAATCGCTCGGGACAGTGGCCAGGCGCGCGGCGTAGTCGTCGTACATCACGCCGGCGAAGACGCCGGTGTCGCTCCCGCGCAGTGAGTGCGGGTCGATGTTGGCGTGTTCCAACGCCTCCCACGAGGTCTCCAGCAACAACCGCTGCTGCGGATCCATCGCGGTCGCCTCACGCGGCGAAATCCCGAAAAACTCCGCATCGAACTCCGCCGCATCATACAAAAACCCACCCTCACGCACATACGACGTCCCCCCATGATCCGGATCCGGATGAAACAACCCCGCCAGATCCCACCCACGATCCGTCGGGAACCCACCAATCGCATCCCCCTCCGAATCCACCAACCGCCACAACTCCTCCGCCGAACCCACCCCACCCGGCAACCGGCAGGCCATTCCGACGATTGCCACCGGCTCCCGCGCCTCGGACTCGAGCTCGACAACACGTTGCCGCGTGCGGCGCAGCTCGGCCGACACGCGCTTGAGGTAGTCGAGAAGCTTCTCCTCGTTTTCCATGGCAGCCGTTCCGTTTCTTTCGAGGACCTGGTCGTCCGAAGCTCTTGACGAAAATGGGGGGCGCGATCAGGCGGCGGGGCGCGGGGGTCGTTCCACCGGTGCGGTCACCTGACTTTGGCTAAGCCGCACGAGGAACTACCGCATGATCACCATCATGCCACCGCGCACGGGCCGACCGCATCACCCGATCCTGTGATCACGCACGCAAAACCTGAGCGGGTACCGGATCACGGCATACCCGACCACTCCGCAGCGAGTCTCGGATCCCATGGCACATGTGTATTTTCCGGCTCATGAGACCTCGTTCAGCCAGTCTCGCAACACCTTTGCCGTGGCCTCCGCATGGTCCTGCATCATCGTCAGGTGGTTGCCGGGCACCGTGAGGACGACGTCGGCACTGTCCTGAAGAATCCGCCGGTCCGGGATTTCCGGCCGGTCCGGGATTTCCAGCCGGTCCGGGATTTCCAGCCGGTCCGGGATTTCCAGGGAGCCGAGCGACAAACTCTCGCCCGCTCGAACATAGACGGTCGGCGCTTGAACGGGCTCGGGCCGCCACTGGTCGAACAAGCGCATGTAGGCCCCCATCGCGGTGAGCGCAGTGGTGTCCATCAACCGAATGTCCTCATTGTTCGGCAACAGGGCGCCGGTCCAGCTGGGCGGAATCTCCTCGGCGAGGTAGGTATCGATGAGGACCACCGCGGCGGGACCATTGCCCTGGCGTTCGAGGTACCTGGTGACGGCGTGGGCGAGCCATCCGCCCGCCGAGTAACCGACGAGAACGAACGGCGCGCCGTCCGCGCATTCCCCCACGGCCTCCGCCTGGACCTGGACGGCCAGGTCCAGCGTTGCCGGCAACGGTTCTCCCTTGGCGAACCCCATGCCCCGCATCGTCGAAACGGCACGATTTCCTTGGAAATGCGCGGAGAATCGTGCGTACACGTACTCGCCAAGGTGCTGCGCGACGATGGACGGGAAGCAGATCAGCCGGGGCAGCGCAGCTCCTCGCGACAGATCCACGACCTGCGGCTTCCGGGTGAGCGTCCGCGTGGTCGTGAAGACCTCCCGCACCGCGGCGGCGGCCATCGCCAGCTCGAATCCTTCATCGAACTTGCCCATGGCCCAAGCCCGGCGCAGGAGGTCGGCGAGGGAATCCGGCAGCTCGGTATCGTCCTCTGTGGACGCGAAGACTGCCACCGGCTCTTCAGCCGGATCCTGGTCCGCGTGGGCGATGTCGGCCGAGGCACGCAGCTCGGTGCGCAGCGAACGGGCGAGCTCGTCGAGAGTCGGGTGGTCGAAGACGAGTGTTGCCGGCAGCCGCACCCCGATAGCCGTGCTCAGGCGGTTGCGCAATTCGACGGTGGTCATCGAATCGAAACCGAGTTCCCGCAGCGCCCGACCGGTGTCGACGGTGTCCGGACCCGCGTGCCCGAGCACCGCCGCCGCCTCCCGTTGAACGACCTCGACCAAGGCTCGTTCCTGCTCGTCCGCCGGCAGGCTGGCGAGACGGCGGGCAAGGTTGACCGCGCTTGCGCTGCCGGCGCTGCGCGAGCGCTGGGTTGAACCGGCGATCAGGCCACGGAAAAGAGAGGGCAGCTCCGAAGGACTGTGTTCGCGTAGTGCGGCCACATCGAGGCGGAGCGGGAGCAGCGCGGGGCGGTCCAACGTGGTGGCGAGGTCGAACAAGGCCATGCCCTGGTCAATGGTCAACTGCGGCATGCCGCCCCGAGCCAGGCGTTCCCGATGAGCATCGCTGAGCCCGGCACCCATTCCCTGCGCCGGCTCCCACAAGCCCCACGCCAGGGACTGTCCCTGGAGGCCGCGACTACGCCGATGCCGGGCCAGGGCGTCCAGGAAAGCGTTCGCCGCGGCGTAGTTCCCCTGCGCGGCATTTCCCAGCACACCCGCCGCGGAGGAGAACAACACGAACGCCGCCACCACGCGATCGGCAGTGAGTTCGTGCAGATTCCAGGCAGCCTGGGCTTTCGTCCGCAGAACCGAGGAACACCGGTCCGGCGTCAACGACTCGATCATCGCGTCGTCCAACGTTCCCGCGGCATGAATCACCGCCAGCGGCACCTGTGGATCGATATCGGCGAGTAGGTCCGCCACCGCCGTTCGATCCGCGACGTCGCAAGCGACAACCCGGGCTCGGGCACCGTACGCGGTCAACTCGTCCAACAGCTCCCCTGCCCCGTCAGCCGCCAAGCCGCTGCGGGAGGCGAGCACCAGGTCACGCACGCCATGCGTGCGCACCAGGTGGCGGGCGACCACGCTACCGAGCAACCCGGTGCCGCCCGTGATCAACACGGTTGGGTTCTCGCCCCACGGTGCGGGAACGGTCTGCTCCAGCACCGGAACCCGGGCCAGCTGCGGCACCCACACGGTGCCGTCCCGCACCGCAAGTTGCCCTTCACCCGAGCCCGCCAGCGCGGACACCGACTCCCACGGCACCGCACCATCGTCGAGATCGACGAGCACGAACCGGTCCGGGTGCTCGGACTGCGCGGTGCGCACCAACCCCCAAACCGCAGCACCGGCCACGTCGGCGCCCTCGTCCGGACTTACCGCGACCGCTCCTCGGGTCACTATGACAAGCCGCTCGCCGGTCACCTGCTCCGCAGCCAACCACGCCTGCAACCGTTGCAGTGTTTCGTTGACCGCGCTGAGCGCCGCCGAAGGAACGCCCGAGCCGTCCGCCGCGGTCGGCACGGTCGAAACAACAGTCCGACTCGATGCAGCCGCGTTGCCGGCAAGGTCGGCCAGATCCGCAGCGCAAGTCACGGATTTTCCTGCTGACTTCAGCGCATTCGCGACGGCACTCCCGCCGTCGCCGGCCACGACCCACTCGGCGGCCCCTGCCCCGGGCGGCACCGGGGCAGCGGGAGTCCAAGCGACGTGGAACAAGGAATCGTGTTGACCGGACGCGGCGGCCAGCTGCGCCGGTGTCATCGGGCGGGTCTCGAAGCAGTCCACCGACAGCACCGGCCTGCCCGATTCCTCCACGGCGTCAATGCGGACCTGGTCGCGCCCCAGGCGCGCCATCCGCACCCGCAGCTTCGGTGACTCGGTCGCATGCCGGGTCACCCCGCTCCAGGAAAACGGTACGCGAACGTGATCGGTGAGCTGCTCCATCTCGTCCAGGAATGCGGAACTTCCCATGAAGGGAACGAGATGCAGTGTGGCGTCGAGTAGAACGGGATGGAGCCCGAAGCGCCCCGACCCGGGGTTGGCCTCCGCCGGGAGAAGCACCTCGGCGAACGCCTCCTCCCCCCGCTGCCAGCCGATTTGGAATCCCTGGAAGATCGGGCCGTAGTCGTACCCGGTGCGCCCGAGGCGTTCGTAGTAGTCCGCGCCGTAGACGGGCTTCGTCTCAGGCGGTGGCCAGGTCCCGTCCACCGTGCCGTCCCAGACGAACTCGGGTTCGCCCTGGTCTGGGGCGAGAAGGCCGCGCGCGTGACGGGTCCAGGGCTGATCGGGTCGGCTGGCTGATGGCCGCGAATAGACCGCCACCGACCGGTGGCCGTCGTCGCCCTCAGGGCCTTCGACCACGACCTCCAGCGATACCGCGTCATCCGGCGCCAGGACCATGGGGGCTTCCAGGACCAGTTCTTCGAGCCGCGTCGCGCCGACCTGCTCGCCCGCGGAGATCACCGTCTCCACCCAGGTCGCTCCCGGTACCACCACCGCGCCGAACGCCCCGTGGTCGGCCAACCAGGGGTGCGATTCCAGCGACACGCGTCCGAAGAAAACGCTGCCATCGGATTCGGGCAGTTCCGCCTGCGCGCCCAGCAGCGGATGTCCCACCGGTCGCAGCCCGAATCCGGTCGCATCGCCGGCCTCCACCGAGCGGGACAGCCAATAGCGTTCCCGCTGAAACGCATACGTCGGCAACTCGACTCGGTTCGGGGAATCACCGAAGGCGCCGGACCAGTCCACGTCGATGCCGTTGACCCAGGCACGTGCCAGCGACGCGACCATCCGGGGCCAACCGCCATCGCCTCGGCGCAATGAGGGCAGGACCACATTGCCGCCGCCGGCTTCGAGGGTCTGCTCCATCGCGGTGACCAGCACCGGATGAGGCGAGGACTCCACGAAGCGCCCGAAACCCTTGTCCCGCAACGCCTCAACGGCCGGTCCGAACCACACGGTTTGGCGCATGTTCCGGTACCAGTATTCGGCGGTCAGCTCCGTGCCGTCGATCCACTCCGTGGTGATCGTGGAAAACATCGGCAGTCGCCCCGATCGCGGAGTCACCGGTGCCAGTGCAGTCAAAACCTCCTCGCGCAACGTCTCCACCTGCGCGGAATGACCCGCCCAGACCATTCCGGGAACCTGCCACGACTGCACACCGCGCTCGGCGAGCCTGCCGTGCAGCTCCCGCACCGAGTCCGGATCGCCGGACACCGCCACCGACCTGGGCCCGTTCACCCCGGCCACCGACAGCCGGTCCTCCCAAGGCGCGATCAGCCCGAACACTTCCTCCACCGGCAACGCCACGACCAGCATCGCCCCTTGCCCGGCGAGCGTCTGGATTGCCTGCGAGCGCAACGCGACCACGCGCGCGCCGTCGGACAGCGACAGCGCGCCGGATACGCAGGCGGCAGCGATCTCCCCTTGCGAGTGGCCCACCACCGCCGCCGGGCGGACCCCGTGCGCCTGCCACACCCGGGCCAGGGAGACCATGACCGCCCACAGCACCGGCTGGTTCACATCCAACCTGTCCAGGCCCGGCGCTCCCTCGGCCCTGCGGACCACCGACAGCAGGTCCCACTCCACGAAGGCCGAGAGCGCATCACGGCATTCGGCCATCGCGTCGGCGAACACCCGGCACGAGTCCAGCAGATCCCGCCCCATGCCCGACCACTGCGATCCCTGCCCCGGGAACACGAAAACCACACGATCATCCGTGGCCTCGGCCGTCACCCCGCGCACAACGCCCGGATTTTCGCGGCCATCCGACACCGCGCCCAGGCGATCAAGGACGTCGTCGTGTGTGGTACCGAGCACCACGGCCCGATGTTCCAGCGCGGCGCGCGTGGTCGCCAACGACGAGCCCAGGTCCGAAAGCGAAGGCCCTGAGTTGGAGGACGCCACGAACTCCGACAGGCGCTGCGCCTGCGCTCGCAACCCCGCCTCGGACCTGCCCGAGATGACCCACGGGATGACATCGGGTGCGGGTGGTGCAGCGGCCACGTCTGCCAGGCGTTCGACTGTGCCGTCGGCGGCTTCCGTTTCCTTCGGCTGCGGCGGCGCTTGTTCCAGGACGACGTGCGCGTTGGTGCCGGAGATGCCGAACGCCGACACGCCGGCGCGACGTGGGCGGTCGATCTCCGGCCAAGAACGCGCCTCGGTCAACACGGACACCGCGCCCGCCGACCAGTCCACCTGGGCGCTCGGCTCCGCAACGTGCAGCGTTTTCGGCAGGACACCCTTTCGCAGCGCCATGACCATCTTGATCAGCCCGGCCGCACCTGCGGCGGCCTGCGTGTGGCCGATGTTGGACTTCACGCTTCCCAGCCACAGTGGACGGTCCGTCGGCCGCTCCTGTCCGTAGGTGGCCAGCAGCGCTTGAGCCTCGATCGGATCGCCCAACTTCGTGCCCGTACCATGCGCCTCGACGACATCGATATCGCCCAGTCCGAGGCCGGCATTGGCCAGCGCCTGCCGGATCACCCGCTGCTGCGATGGTCCGTTGGGGGCGGTCAGACCGTTCGACGCGCCGTCCTGGTTGACCGCCGAACCCCGCACCACCGCCAGCACCCGATGCCCACGCCGCTGCGCCTCCGACAGGCGTTCCAAAAGCACCAGGGCGACGCCCTCGGAGAAGCCGGTGCCGTCGGCGTCGGACGAGAATGCCTTGCACCTGCCGTCCGGCGACAGGGCACGCTGCCGGCTGAACTCCGGGAACGGTTCCGGCGTCGCCATGACGGTGACCCCGCCCGCCAGTGCTAGCGAGC
The sequence above is a segment of the Saccharopolyspora phatthalungensis genome. Coding sequences within it:
- a CDS encoding type I polyketide synthase, whose translation is MRREEELIDNLKWVTSELLEARRRLSRIENGEQEPVAVVGIGCRFPGGVAGPEDLWRLLASERDGIGAFPSDRGWDLTNLYHPDPDHPGTSYAREGGFLHDAAEFDADFFGISPREAVAMDPQQRLLLETSWEAFEHAGIAPTSLHGSDTGVFVGSTYYDYVTGMLNAGEAAEGYLNTGSSGAVMSGRLAYTLGLEGPAVTVDTACSSSLVAVHWACQSLRQDECSLALAGGVAVMATPAVFREFSRQRGLARDGRCKSFAAAADGMGPAEGVGVLVLERLSDARRHGHRVLAVVRGSAVNQDGASNGLTAPNGVSQQRVIRQALANAGLSAGEVDAVEAHGTGTTLGDPIEAQALLATYGQDRGADGPLWLGSLKSNIGHAQAAAGVAGVIKMVMALRHGQLPRTLHVDEPTPHVDWSAGAVSLLTQARPWPQTGQPRRAGVSSFGISGTNAHLILEQAPEPTGDTPGEGSPSVVGVVPWVVSGRSAEGLRAQAGRLADFAEHGAGLVPAQVGWSLAVTRAALEHRAVVLGTSREELVTGLRALARDEEIRGVVRGAALAGAVSGAGRVGWVFSGQGTQWSGMGRELSERFPVFAEAFEEVCAGLDPLMRAEHGVREVVWAEPGSTAASLLGETGFGQAGLFALGVALSRLLESFGVRPEVVAGHSVGEITAAYVAGVWSLPDACRVVAARARLMQQLPAGKMVSVRAGEDRVRGLVEGREAEVGLAAVNTPGSVVLSGTDTAITRITEQARRQGLKTKALAVNRAFHSPLVEPMLEEFHTVLDHVDYHTPVLPIVSNLTGKLAEPERLCTPAYWVEHVRHPVRFADGVRALHEHGVNTFVELGPGTTLSGMISETLPEHTHLATPTLRKNQPETETTLTALAHLWGQGIEVDWTAPYPEDTASHVELPTYAFQHERFWLSPNPKAADLSATGLGHDSLFHVDWRPVPVSCSNSARSDWAVLGDSDELSTAFGSTEMTLVRADDLVGLSASVDGDVPDVVWFPCLSGPTDGDPVQMANALTARVLEQLQWWLHQQEFAGSRLAVVTRGAVAATADEVPDVASAAVWGLMRSAQSEHPGRLVLVDVDGDRLDPGLLSGVLESGESQVALRRGEVRVPRLSRVAAAENPVAQPWSPDGTVLITGGTGLLGGLVARHLVSAHGVRRLVLVSRSGMAAEGARELVAELTEQGARVDVEPCDVADRRAVAEIVDRIDPGASLAVIHAAGTVDDGVVESLTPQRCAEVLRTKAEGAWNLHELTARRDVSAFVLFSSAAGVLGNPGQGNYAAANAFLDALAQRRRSAGLPGQSLAWGLWEPAAGMSGKLSDADRNRVARSGILALTVEQGLALLDAATTLDEPALLPLGVDTAALRTHASPELIPSPLRGLVPNTPRPTAREDGRTALERRFVGLSDHEKQQVLLELVRERTAIVLGHQGIESVAAGRAFKDLGFDSLTAVELRNRLSAETGVSLPATLVFDHPSPRALARHLGEVLLGTTHTAKVAEVRQPTLDEPIAIVGMGCRLPGGVGTPEELWRLVVSETDAVGGFPTDRGWNLDGLYHPDPDHPGTSYAREGGFLYDAGDFDAEFFGISPREAVAMDPQQRLMLETAWEALEHAGIDPFSLRGSDTGVFAGVAYQDYATLTGNLPTVAGYSTTGNVGSVVSGRIAYTLGLEGPAISVDTACSASLVALHLAVQSLRQGECSLALAGGVTVMATPEPFPEFSRQRALSPDGRCKAFSSDADGTGFSEGVALVLLERLSEAQRRGHRVLAVVRGSAVNQDGASNGLTAPNGPSQQRVIRQALANAGLGLGDIDVVEAHGTGTKLGDPIEAQALLATYGQERPTDRPLWLGSVKSNIGHTQAAAGAAGLIKMVMALRKGVLPKTLHVAEPSAQVDWSAGAVSVLTEARSWPEIDRPRRAGVSAFGISGTNAHVVLEQAPPQPKETEAADGTVERLADVAAAPPAPDVIPWVISGRSEAGLRAQAQRLSEFVASSNSGPSLSDLGSSLATTRAALEHRAVVLGTTHDDVLDRLGAVSDGRENPGVVRGVTAEATDDRVVFVFPGQGSQWSGMGRDLLDSCRVFADAMAECRDALSAFVEWDLLSVVRRAEGAPGLDRLDVNQPVLWAVMVSLARVWQAHGVRPAAVVGHSQGEIAAACVSGALSLSDGARVVALRSQAIQTLAGQGAMLVVALPVEEVFGLIAPWEDRLSVAGVNGPRSVAVSGDPDSVRELHGRLAERGVQSWQVPGMVWAGHSAQVETLREEVLTALAPVTPRSGRLPMFSTITTEWIDGTELTAEYWYRNMRQTVWFGPAVEALRDKGFGRFVESSPHPVLVTAMEQTLEAGGGNVVLPSLRRGDGGWPRMVASLARAWVNGIDVDWSGAFGDSPNRVELPTYAFQRERYWLSRSVEAGDATGFGLRPVGHPLLGAQAELPESDGSVFFGRVSLESHPWLADHGAFGAVVVPGATWVETVISAGEQVGATRLEELVLEAPMVLAPDDAVSLEVVVEGPEGDDGHRSVAVYSRPSASRPDQPWTRHARGLLAPDQGEPEFVWDGTVDGTWPPPETKPVYGADYYERLGRTGYDYGPIFQGFQIGWQRGEEAFAEVLLPAEANPGSGRFGLHPVLLDATLHLVPFMGSSAFLDEMEQLTDHVRVPFSWSGVTRHATESPKLRVRMARLGRDQVRIDAVEESGRPVLSVDCFETRPMTPAQLAAASGQHDSLFHVAWTPAAPVPPGAGAAEWVVAGDGGSAVANALKSAGKSVTCAADLADLAGNAAASSRTVVSTVPTAADGSGVPSAALSAVNETLQRLQAWLAAEQVTGERLVIVTRGAVAVSPDEGADVAGAAVWGLVRTAQSEHPDRFVLVDLDDGAVPWESVSALAGSGEGQLAVRDGTVWVPQLARVPVLEQTVPAPWGENPTVLITGGTGLLGSVVARHLVRTHGVRDLVLASRSGLAADGAGELLDELTAYGARARVVACDVADRTAVADLLADIDPQVPLAVIHAAGTLDDAMIESLTPDRCSSVLRTKAQAAWNLHELTADRVVAAFVLFSSAAGVLGNAAQGNYAAANAFLDALARHRRSRGLQGQSLAWGLWEPAQGMGAGLSDAHRERLARGGMPQLTIDQGMALFDLATTLDRPALLPLRLDVAALREHSPSELPSLFRGLIAGSTQRSRSAGSASAVNLARRLASLPADEQERALVEVVQREAAAVLGHAGPDTVDTGRALRELGFDSMTTVELRNRLSTAIGVRLPATLVFDHPTLDELARSLRTELRASADIAHADQDPAEEPVAVFASTEDDTELPDSLADLLRRAWAMGKFDEGFELAMAAAAVREVFTTTRTLTRKPQVVDLSRGAALPRLICFPSIVAQHLGEYVYARFSAHFQGNRAVSTMRGMGFAKGEPLPATLDLAVQVQAEAVGECADGAPFVLVGYSAGGWLAHAVTRYLERQGNGPAAVVLIDTYLAEEIPPSWTGALLPNNEDIRLMDTTALTAMGAYMRLFDQWRPEPVQAPTVYVRAGESLSLGSLEIPDRLEIPDRLEIPDRPEIPDRRILQDSADVVLTVPGNHLTMMQDHAEATAKVLRDWLNEVS